The following are encoded together in the Bradysia coprophila strain Holo2 unplaced genomic scaffold, BU_Bcop_v1 contig_94, whole genome shotgun sequence genome:
- the LOC119084891 gene encoding splicing factor 3A subunit 2 — protein MDFQNRAGGKTGGGGVASWSETNRDRRERLRQLALETIDLNKDPYFMKNHLGSYECKLCLTLHNNEGSYLAHTQGKKHQANLARRAAKEAKEAPTMLQPEKPRVEPKKFVKIGRPGYRVTKQRCPETGQQSLLFQIDYPEISDNIIPRHRFMSAYEQKMEPPDRKWQYLLFAAEPYETIAFKVPSREVEKTEGKFWTHWNRDTKQFFLQFSFRLEAPKMIPPPPPNLRNLHVGMPNVMPPRPPMYQNPPPMGQM, from the coding sequence TGGATTTCCAAAATCGTGCCGGTGGCAAAACCGGTGGAGGAGGCGTTGCATCATGGTCAGAGACGAATCGAGATCGTCGTGAACGATTGCGACAATTGGCCTTGGAAACGATCGACTTGAACAAAGATCCGTACTTCATGAAGAACCACTTGGGTTCGTACGAATGCAAACTGTGTCTGACGCTGCACAATAATGAGGGCAGTTACTTGGCCCACACACAAGGCAAAAAGCATCAAGCCAATTTGGCTAGACGTGCTGCAAAAGAGGCAAAAGAAGCGCCGACAATGTTACAACCGGAGAAGCCGCGAGTCGAACCGAAGAAGTTCGTGAAAATCGGACGACCAGGATACAGAGTGACCAAGCAACGATGCCCTGAAACCGGACAACAGAGTCTGCTCTTTCAAATCGATTATCCGGAAATATCCGACAACATCATTCCGCGGCATCGTTTCATGTCTGCCTACGAGCAAAAAATGGAGCCACCAGATCGTAAGTGGCAGTACTTGCTATTTGCAGCCGAACCATACGAAACGATTGCGTTCAAGGTGCCCAGCCGAGAAGTGGAGAAGACGGAAGGCAAATTCTGGACACATTGGAATAGGGACACGAAACAGTTTTTCCTGCAGTTCTCATTCCGATTAGAGGCACCGAAAATGATTCCACCGCCTCCGCCCAACCTTCGCAACTTACACGTTGGCATGCCGAACGTTATGCCACCAAGGCCGCCAATGTACCAAAATCCACCACCGATGGGACAGATGTAG
- the LOC119084868 gene encoding DNA methyltransferase 1-associated protein 1 produces MADVMDILDLQQPSSELTKGAVLNSRKKAIFDRARAVRRPDGMNREVFALMYNDNKDAPPLLPTDTGAGYKQVKARLGMKKVRKWEWEPFTNPARKDGAVFHHWRRTSDEPKEYLFAQFNKQLNIPTYTANEYNTHLKSNPMKWSKPQTDHLFELACKFDLRFVVMADRWDRANHGTKTVEDLKERYYEVLSILNKVKNTGDKKAYPYDAEHERKRKEQLTKLLVRTPKQIEEEQMLVNELKKIEARKKERDRKTQDLQKLISQADQQGDPAPTPPSNRKQDKKLNKKKIQNQIRPSRVDSMVNLESAGIKFNDLRGTGVSLRSQRMKLPANVGQKKTKALEQALIEFKVDPAPPPTDEICNVFNELRSDMVLLCELRTALADCKFELESLKHQFEAVCPGKTLNVPLSLINTPDIKQEILEESMSVDELSQTPTM; encoded by the exons ATGGCTGATGTTATGGATATATTAGATCTGCAGCAGCCTTCTTCGGAACTAACCAAAGGAGCTGTACTGAATAGCCGGAAAAAAGCTATTTTCGACCG TGCGAGAGCGGTCAGACGGCCGGACGGAATGAATAGGGAAGTGTTCGCTCTTATgtacaatgacaacaaagaTGCACCGCCTCTTCTACCCACGGACACTG GAGCCGGTTACAAGCAAGTGAAGGCTCGCCTCGGCATGAAGAAGGTGAGAAAATGGGAATGGGAACCATTTACGAATCCTGCACGAAAAGACGGTGCTGTCTTTCATCACTGGCGCCGTACATCCGACGAACCGAAAGAATATTTATTTGCTCAGTTCAATAAGCAGCTGAACATTCCAACGTACACAGCGAACGAGTACAATACTCATTTGAAGTCGAATCCGATGAAATGGTCCAAACCACAGACG GATCACCTGTTTGAGCTGGCATGCAAATTCGATCTGAGATTTGTCGTTATGGCCGATCGGTGGGATCGAGCGAATCATGGCACGAAAACGGTGGAAGATTTAAAGGAAAGATATTACGAAGTCTTGAGCATCTTAAACAAG GTCAAAAACACCGGCGATAAAAAGGCGTACCCTTATGATGCCGAGCACGAACGGAAACGGAAAGAACAGTTGACGAAGCTTCTCGTTCGAACACCGAAACAGATCGAAGAAGAGCAGATGTTGGTGAATGAATTGAAGAAGATCGAAGCACGCAAAAAGGAACGCGATCGCAAGACTCAAGACCTGCAGAAACTCATCTCACAGGCCGATCAG CAAGGCGATCCGGCACCGACCCCACCCAGCAATAGAAAGCaggacaaaaaattgaataagaaGAAAATACAGAATCAAATTCGACCGTCGCGTGTGGATTCAATGGTTAAC CTGGAAAGTGCtggaattaaattcaatgACCTCCGTGGCACTGGTGTATCACTACGTTCGCAGCGTATGAAATTGCCAGCAAATGTGGGACAAAAGAAGACTAAAGCCCTTGAGCAGGCATTGATCGAGTTCAAAGTTG ATCCAGCACCgccaccgactgatgaaatctGTAATGTTTTCAATGAGCTTCGATCCGACATGGTGTTGTTATGCGAGCTACGAACCGCCCTCGCCGATTGTAAATTTGAGCTCGAAAGTTTGAAGCATCAATTCGAAGCCGTTTGCCCGGGTAAA ACCTTGAACGTTCCGCTCTCATTGATCAACACGCCGGACATTAAGCAGGAAATACTGGAAGAGAGTATGAGTGTTGACGAGTTGTCCCAAACGCCGACAATGTGA